Proteins from a single region of Theileria parva strain Muguga chromosome 1, complete sequence, whole genome shotgun sequence:
- the SRP19 gene encoding SRP19 family protein gives MDSAEVDSSNWNIIYPTYLDKDCTSSQGRKINLSVAVSKPTIEEIKIVCEKLNIPHVVEEKKRYPRNWMVPGRVRVCLRDSETNEKTRTKKQVMCEIATLISQLKTRQQPKQTAQSTPTSKKKPNKKRR, from the exons ATGGATTCGGCTGAAGTGGATTCTTCGAATTGGAATATAATATATCCAACTTATCTTGATAAAGATTGTACTAGCAGTCAGGGCAGGaagattaatttatctGTCGCTGTTTCTAAACCAACTATtgaagaaattaaaatcgTTTGCGAAAAACTCAATATTCCACACGTTGTCGAAGAG AAGAAGAGATATCCAAGGAATTGGATGGTCCCAGGTCGTGTTCGAGTATGTTTAAGAGATTCTGAAACTAATGAAAAAACAAGAacaa AAAAACAAGTAATGTGTGAAATCGCAACCTTAATATCGCAGTTGAAAACTAGACAACAGCCTAAACAAACAGCACAGTCAACTCCAACCTCAAAAAAGAAGCCTAACAAAAAACGAAGATAA